The DNA sequence GGGCCTGTAACTGTGAGATAGATTTGATTGCTGTTGTGCCCTCCAGCAAGGTACTTCACCTGAATTGTTTCaattccagctgtataaatcatTGTATGGGAAATAATGTGTGCTGTTCAGGGTAAGCAAAAGtttttttggctgaaatgtAACATACAGTTTATTGATAAAATCACCATTAATCAAAGACTGTACCCAGAGTTTGGGTGTTTATAATAATAGGGTATATAATCAAAAGGACCAAACatattattgaaaatgctacgaTGATGACAATTTGTAAATAACAAATTAGGGGTGGAGGCACACCAAAGAAACAATGAACCGACATGCTTTCAAGAGAGGAATTCAAAGATGAATTTCACACAGTAGGATTATAGAGGTATGAATGAAGGGtagacattttatttaactCGTTAGTTGAGTCATTGGATGCCACCCCTCTCACAGCAATCGTGATGGAGACTCCACCAGtaaccctggctcaatcagctaattagccatacaCACCATGACCGATAAATTAAAATGCTAAAAGagaagaacatttatcagctgctgtttaggTCATGGAATGTGGCTATGAATGAGAGATCATGTAAAGGATTGGGCTAATTCAATAACAAAGAGCGGAAGCTGTTCTGAAATCCGGAAACGGATACGGGCCTCCTTGCCCATCCCGGCTCGATGCGTTTGCCTATTTGTCAGTCTGCAGCCTGCATTGAGGCAGATTGTACAGGTGCATCCCAAGAAATTAGAATATCGTTCATTTTCatagttcatttttttccctaatttaattaaaaaagtgaaaatttgatttattgtagattcattacacataaatattgaaagccttttttattatttgtcatttatttatttatttttttggtggagagattttagtatgtattttgtacaatatttattttgaacggCCTGGATATCTTGCCGTTTTCTTGTGGCCGTCATTCTTTTTGCTTCATTTATGAATTATGGTGTGTTAAATTACGTTGGCTGACAGGTCAAAGGGCCGCTATTTTATAACGAGAAAGTGGAGGGATAGCGTACATCTCAAACAGTAATTCCATGCCACATCATTAAACGTTTAGCTGCAATTGTTTTAAGTAACACTGATGTGTTAATTCCACTGTCATTTGAGTTTTGCTCtgtcatactgtgtgtattgtaaTGCACTTGGAATTGTACATACCTACATCCTTATGGTTAATACTGTATTGTAATGGCcttgtgattgtgattttgttttGCTGCTATTCGACCCTGTCTTGGCTAGGTCTCATTTGTAACAGAGTTTTTAATCTCAGTGTGACTTCCTAGTGAAATATAAAGGTTTATATTAATGCTGACACTGAAGAAATAATGCGGACATTTTCCACCGTGAGAGATCAGCCAGcttttgttgtattttctgACTTACACAGTGCTTTTCCCCACACAGGTAATAATGAGGTCTTGCGTGTGATCCAGTACCCTTCCGATATAAcgatggaggagggagagacggcTCACATGCAGTGCTGCTGGGGGTGGGGTTCGCAGATGGAGCAAGTGCAACTGATTTGGGAGAACAGCACATCTAAAATATATTATCATAGAATAGATATGCGTAGCACAGTATATcaaacaacatcaacaaaccTGGCAAAGGAAGGCAAATATGATTCTTCTATCTCTGGAAAGTGCTCCGACTTTAGTATTTCAGGTGTATCTATGAACCATGCAGGTGTATTCATCTGTTCTATTCAGGCAGAAATTCCCTATTATAtagctggaaaaggaaatcgaACTCGGCTAACAGTGAAACCCAGGCCTGGAACAGATACGACACCTCAGGGTGAGTATGCTGTCAGCAGATTACAGTGAGTAGGGGTGGGGGCAGTGTAGCATGGTGGTGTGGGAAATGGGCCTGTAACTGTGAGATAGATTTGATTGCTGTCGTGCCCTCCAtttttggctgaaatgtttAAATCACCATTAATCAAAAACTGTACCCAGAGTTTGGATGTTTATAATAATAGGGTATATAATCAAAAGGACCAAACatattattgaaaatgctacgaTGATGACAATTGGGAAATAACAAATTAGGGGTTGAGGCACACCAAAGAAACAATGAACCGACATGCTTTCAAGAGAGGAATTCAAAGATGAATTTCACACAGTAGGATTATAGAGGTATGAATGACCggtcaacattttatttaacttttatttaGCAGGTGAGCATGCCACCCCTGTCACAGCAGTGCTGATCCCATTGGCAGTCGTGATGGAGACTCCACCAGTTActctggctcaatcagctaattggCCATACGCACCATGACCGATAAATTAAAATGCTAAAAGAGAAGAActtttatcagctgctgtttatgtcATGGAATGTGGCTATGAATGAGAGATCATGTAAAGGATTGGGCTAATTCAATAACAAAGAGCGGAAGTTGGTCTGAAAGCCTATTTGCCAGTCTGCAGCCTGCACTGAGGCAGATTGTACAGGTGCATCCCAAGAAATTAGAATAtcgttcatttttttccctaatttaattcaaaaagtgaattCATCAgtgattcattacacataaatattgaaagcctttttttaagtattttttttcatcttcattaCGGTGTTACGTAAGGGGGTATGTGTGGTTCCAGTCTCGTCCTGCAGGTGGAGCCAGGAGGTGTACCCTGCACTGATTACTAACCTGCCGCACCTGCCATAGGCTGGAGTATataaactcctccccttcctccactctctctctctttgtcttggcagccagctctgcagcagcagggccttcaacatccaccattttgttttgagcagTTCATAGTTCTTGTGTTACGataaatgtagttattttcaAACACTTTAACTGTGTCTGTTTCCACTATGTTATATTCCCTGAGCCAGGGTTGTAACAACGGTTTACGGCAgtttctcaaaatattagaatataaCATAAGGCCaatgcaaaaaagtatttataatacataaaatgttgACCTGAAAAGAATGTTCATTCATGCACTGTATATGGGGGCAATGATAATTCACTCGCCTGCGTAAAACTACAGCAGTGGAGGAGTCAGGAGCCAGTGTGGAGGAGGTGTTGATTTTCATCCTGCGCTGTCTGCCGTTCCTGGCCCTGCTCACGGCTGTGTTCTGCCTCTGCTGGATAGAGGCCAAAGCTGCAGGTACTCTGCTCTCGCGCACCAAACGCAAGTCACActattcttaaaaaaaacttaaaaaaaaaacctaatgaaACGTAATGGAGAggtggcactgccgcctcacaacaaggaggtcctgggttcgaatccccgtcagccggggcctctctgtgcggagtttgcatgttctccccgtgtctgcatgggtttcctccgggtactccggtttcctcccaccgtccggagacatgcaggttaggctgattggagagtctaaattgcccataggtatgagtatgaggatgtgagtgaatggtgtgtgtgccctgcgatggactggcgacctgtccagggtgtattcctgcctttcgcccaatgtatgctgggataggctccagcccccctgcgaccctgttcaggataagcgggttaagataatggatggatggatggatgaaacgTAATGGAGAGCACGTGCCGACATCTTGGCTCTGCTGTGTGCGGATACGCCGCACTACATGACATTTTGGATTGTAGCAGACCCTCAAACCCACTGCTCCATTACAAACCCAAGTTTCCAAACTATCACACTACACTGCTGCCCCGTGGCAACATTGACTATCCACTTCAGAGACACTTCATGTCATTAGTAAATGTGTAATGCGCCCTGGATTAAGCTTTGTACAGTATCTGCTTTTCGCAAACGAATCCGAAATTGAACAAGTCAAGGAGTAAACAGGCTTTCATCATCAAACTTCGGCTTTACTTTTCACTGAGCTTTGTGCGTGGTTTGTTCGTCTGTACCTCCACTCCAGACAGGGCgccagaaggttctggaagagaggaggaaaatgAAGCTGACAATGAGCCTGCCACGTCACTCCTGGAGGCTGCAGATGCTGAGGTGGTGGGAGGAAGAATCGTGGTTCCCTGCCCCACGCCCTCCTCAGGCCAACCCGAGACTGAAAATGAGACGATTACCCCCGTCATTTCATGACCCGATCTGTGGAATTAACTCTTCATACATGGGTCAAATAAATACTTGActgtgaattttaaaaaaatctttgagattactttcattttgtaaagaggcattttattttcaccaacGTTCAGAATATATAATATAAGACCATCACCTTCGGTTAGTGTCATGGTTGGTTCAAAATCAGGCATATTTAccgtcactgagcacttcattaggtagacctgtacaccagcttaatgcaaatatttaatcagccaatcatgtggcagcaactaaatgcataaaagcatgcacacatggtcaacaggttcagttgtttttccaaccaaatgtcagaatgaggaagaaatgtggtcaaagtggaaTGATTTGCTGatgccagaaagggtggtttgagtatctctgaaactgctgatctcctttgaTTTTCGCACACAACAGTCGAAGCTGATTGGACATGATCGGTCACAGCTTCTTTTCTTATCAGTTTTCAACTTCCCCCGAACACATTTTGAAGTCGTCATCTTCAAAAAAAACCCAGGGCTGAACTGAGTGCATGTGACGTAAAtactatgtaaaaaataaaaaataaatgaattgttGTAATTGTAACGGATGAAAATAAAAGTTACAGCTTTGTAtgttgtgattgatttgcactttgttgtacgttgctctggataagagcgtctgctaaatatcacgtaatgtaatgtaatgtaatgttcaaaaTGAAAGCACTATTTCACACTGTAACATTGATCTTGATCTGCTTGAGTGATATTGTAACACCTTTTGTGCTGATCTCACCCAGTCTGTCCATAGCAATAGAAGTCTGACGCCTGTTAAATTAAAGCTCTGCTAagcaatattatttttctaatatttacatttctggcAGGATGGATGCACTGATTCAGTTTCTTCGCAACCTGTTAGAGACTATGAAATACCATGTTTTACCAATTTATAAGTTTTAAGTAAATTTACAGATTAATTGGACAAAGCGGAGCTGATGACTATGacgatctgtgtgtgacaaatCAGTTCGACCTGGTGGAGCCAGGAGGTTGATAAGATGAAAAAGTAACAGACAGATACTGACTGATATTTTGGTTATAAAGTTTTGGGACTTTGTGTTTGCATGCGAATGTGAGTAGATAGATTTTGCGTGTGCCTGCATTTGTGTAcgtgagagtgaatgagagagagagagagagagagagaggagtattGATGACatgtgagagagtcagagagtgagggaggggtaaTCTGAGGTTAGTGGAGTGTCGGTTagaggaaggtgtgtgtgtgtgtgtgtgtgtgtgtgtgtgtgtatgtatgtgtgtgagagagtctgagaCCCACGACCATACACAGATCACTCTCCACGGCACAGAGACATGTCACAGCTCACTGCCCTCCACAGCTGTCTGATCCTGTCCTTCCTGTCCTCCTGCGGTGAGTTCATCCCATGGGCTCCTCCTGCGttcctgttccacacacacacacacacacacacacacacacacacacacacacacacacacacacacacacacacacacacacacacacacacacacacacacacacacacacacacacacacacacacactgggtgtgCATGCCTGCCTATCTCTGGGCACTGTGCTGTTAGCTCTGGACCCTCTCAAAGAGCCAGGGTGGTGAGAGAGGTGATTGTTGATTGTTACAGCATCAGTGAAATCTAAATTTCTCTTTAGATCTCGatgttattatttgttatttttttatttatttttttggtggtgagatttttgtatgtattttgtgcaatatttttttgaacGGCCTGGATATCTTGCCGTTTTCTTGTGGCCGTCGTTCTTTTCGCTTCATTTATGATTTATGGTGTGTTAAATTACGTAGGCTGACAGGTCAAAGGGCCGCTATTTTATAACGAGAAAGTGGAGGGATAGCGTACATCTCAAACAGTAATTCCATGCCACATCATTAAACGGTTAGCTGCAATTGTTTTAAGTAACACTCATGTTTTAATTCCACTGTCATTTGAGTTTTACTCtgtcatactgtgtgtattgtaaTGCACTTGGAATTGTACATACCTACATCCTTATGGTtagtactgtattgtaatggccttgtgattgtgattttgttatgctgctatttgaccctgtcttggctaggtctcatttgtaaaagaggttttaatctcgGTGTTACTTCCTCGTCAAATATAAAGGTTTATATAAATGCTGACACTGAAGAAATAATGCGGACATTTTCCACCGTGAGAGATCAGCCAGcttttgttgtattttctgACTTACACAGTGCTTTTCCCCACACAGGTAATAATGAGGTCTTTCGTGTGATCCAGTCCCCTCCCGATATAacggtggaggagggagagacggcTCGCATGCAGTGCTGCTGGGGGTGGGGTACGCATATGGAGCAAGTGCGACTGGAATGGAAGAACAGCACATCTAAAATATATGATCATCAGATAAATATGAGTAGCACAGTGTATCAAACAGCATCAACAAACCTGACAGCGGAAGGCAAATATGGTTCTTCTATCTCTGGAAACTGCTCCAACTTTAGTATTTCGGGTGTATCTATGAACGATGCAGGTGTATTCATCTGTGTTATTCAGGCAGAAATTCCCTATTTTATTACTGGAGAAGGAAATGGAACTCAGCTAACAGTGAAACCCAGGCCTGGAACAAATACGCCATCCCTGGGTGAGTATGCTGTAAGCAGATTACAGTGAGTAGGGGTGGGGGCAGTGTAGCATGGTGGTGTGGGAAATGGGCCTGTAACTGTGAGATAGATTTGATTGCTGTTGTGTCCTCCAGCAAGGTACTTCACCTGAATTGTTTCaattccagctgtataaatcatTGTATGGGAAATAATGTGTGCTGTTCAGGCTGTTTTTTGGCTGAAATGTAACATACAGTTTATTGATTAAATCACCATTAATCAAAGACTGTACCCAGAGTTTGGATGTTTATAATAATAGGGTATATAATCAAAAGGACCAAACatattattgaaaatgctacgaTGATGACAATTTGTAAATAACAAATTAGGGGTGGAGGCACACCAAAGAAACAATGAACCGACATGCTTTCAAGAGAGGAATTCAAAGATGAATTTCACACAGTAGGATTATAGAGGTATGAATGACCggtcaacattttatttaacttttatttaGCAGGTGAGCATGCCACCCCTGTCACAGCAGTGCTGATCCCATTGGCAGTCGTGATGGAGACTCCACCAGTTActctggctcaatcagctaattggCCATACGCACCATGACCGATAAATTAAACTGCTAAAAGAGAAGAActtttatcagctgctgtttatgtcATGGAATGTGGCTATGAATGAGAGATCATGTAAAGGATTGGGCTAATTCAATAACAAAGAGCGGAAGCTGTTCTGAGATCCGGAAACGGATACGGCCCTCCTTGCCCATCCCGGCTCGATGCGTTTGCCTATTTGCCAGTCTGCAGCCTGCACTGAGGCAGATTGTACAGGTGCATCCCAAGAAATTAGAATATCGTTCATTTTTATAGTTCATTTTtttccgtaatttaattcaaaaagtgaaaatttgatttattctagattcattacacataaatatttaaagccttttttttctttttttttattcttgatgattacagtttacagcagtttctcaaaatattagaatattacataaggcCAATGCAAataaggatttataatacagaaatattgactttctgaaaagtatgttcatttatgcactgtATATGGGGGCAATGATAATTCACTCGCCTGCGTAAAACTGCAGCAGTGGAGGAGTCAGGAGCCAGTGTGGAGGAGGTGTTGATTTTCATCCTGCGCTGTCTGCCGTTCCTGGCCCTGCTCACGGCTGTGTTCTGCCGCTGCTGGATAGAGGCCAAAGCCGCAGGTACTCTGCTCTCGCGCACCAAACGCAAGTCACactattctaaaaaaaaaaacccccgaaTGAAACGTAATGGAGAGCACGTGCCGACATCTTGGCTCTGCTGTGTGCGGATACGCCGCACTACATGACATTTTGGATTGTAGCAGACCCTCAAACCCACTGCTCCATTACAAACCCAAGTTTCCTAACTATCACACTACACTGCTGCCCCGTGGCAACATTGACTATCCACTTCAGAGACACTTTATGTCATTAGTAAATGTGTAATGCACCCTGGATTAAGCTTTGTATCGTATCTGCTTTTTCGCAAACGTATCCGGAATTGAACAAGTCAAGGAGTAAACGGGCTTTCATCATCAAACTTCGGCTTTACTTTTCActgagctttgtgtgtgtggtttgtttgtCTGTATCTCCACTCCAGACAGGGCgccagaaagttctggaagagaggaggaaaatgAAGCTGACAATGAGCCTGCCACGTCACTCCTGGAGGCTGCAGATGCTGAGGTGGTGGGAGGAAGAATCGTGGTCCCCTGCCCCACGCCCTCCTCAGGCCAACCCGAGACTGAAAATGAGACGATTACCCCCGTCATTTCAAGACCCGATCTGtgaaattaactcttcatacaTGGGTCAAATAATTACTTATTCTTTGTGATTACTTACATTTTGTAAAgaggcattttattttcaccaacatccatccatccatccattatctgaacccgcttatcctgatcagggtcacagggggctggagcctatcccagcatacattgggcgaaaggcaggaatacaccctggacaggtcgccagtccatcgcagggcacacacaccactcactcacacactcatacctacgggcaatttagactctccaatcagcctaacgtgcatgtctttggactgtgggaggaaaccggagtacccggaggaaacccacgcagacacggggagaacatgcaaactccgcacagagaggccccggccgacggggattcgaacccaggacctccttgctgtgaggcggcagtgctacccactgcgccatccgtgccgccattttCACCAACATTCAGAATATATTTCTAACCTGGCATGGCCTTTTGACGTCTATTTGGTAAGACCGTCACCTTTGGTTAGTGACATGTTTGGTTAAAAATCAGGCATATTTAccgtcactgagcacttcattaggtagacctgtacaccagcttaatgcaaatatttaatcagccaatcatgtggcagcaactaaatgcataaaagcatgcacacatggtcaaccggttcagttgtttttccaaccaaatgtcagaatgaggaagaaatgtggtcaaagtggaaTGATTTgctgatgccagacagggtggtttgagtatctctgaaactgctgatctcctatgATTTTCGCACACAACAGTCGAAGCTGACTGGACATGATCGGTCACAGCTTCTTTTCTTATCAGTTTTCAACTTCCCCCAAACACATTTTGAAGTCGTCATCTTCAAAAAAAACCCAGGGCTGAACTGAGTGCATGTGACGTAAAtactatgtaaaaaataaaaaataaatgaatagttGTAATTGTAACGGATGAAAATAAAAGTTACAGCTTTGTAtgttgtgattgatttgcactttgttgtacgttgctctggataagagcgtctgctaaatatcacgtaatgtaatgtaatgtaatgttcaaaaTGAAAGCACTATTTCACACTGTAACATTGATCTTGATCTGCTTGAGTGATATTGTAACACCTTTTGTGCTGATCTCACCCGGTCTGTCCATAGCAATAGAAGTCTGACGCCTGTTAAATTAAAGCTCTGCTAagcaatattatttttctaatatttacatttctggcAGGATGGATGCACTGATTCAGTTTCTTCGCAACCTGTTAGAGACTATGAAATACCATGTTTTACCAATTTATAAGTTTTAAGTAAATTTACAGATTAATTGGACAAAGCGGAGCTGATGACTATGacgatctgtgtgtgacaaatCAGTTCGACCTGGTGGAGCCAGGAGGTTGATAAGATGAAAAAGTAACAGACAGATACTGACTGATATTTTGGTTATAAAGTTTTGGGACTTTGTGTTTGCATGCGAATGTGAGTAGATAGATTTTTCGTGTGCCTGCATTTGTGTAcgtgagagtgaatgagagagagagagagagagagagagagagagaggagtattGATGACatgtgagagagtcagagagcgagggaggggtaATCTGAGGTTAGTGGAGTGACGGTTAGaggaagatgtgtgtgtgtgtgtgtgagagagtctgagaCCCACAACCATACACAGATCACTCTCCACGGCACAGAGACATGTCACAGCTCACTGCCCTCCACAGCTGTCTGATCCTGTCCTTCCTGTCCTCCTGCGGTGAGTTCATCCCATGGGCTCCTCCTGCGttcctgttccacacacacacacacacacacacacactgggtgtgCATGCCTGCCTATCTCTGGGCACTGTGCTGTTAGCTCTGGACCCTCTCAAAGAGCCAGGGTGGTGAGAGAGGTGATTGTTGATTGTTACAGCATCAGTGAAATCTAAATTTCTTTTTTGATCTCAATgttattattagtttttttgttttttgtttttttggtggtgagatttttgtatgtattttgtgcaatatttttttgaacGGCCTGGATATCTTGCCGTTTTCTTGTGGCCGTCGTTCTTTTTGCTTCATTTATGAATTATGGTGTGTTAAATTACGTTGGCTGACAGGTCAAAGGGCCACTATTTTATAACGAGAAAGTGGAGGGATAGCGTACATCTCAAACAGTAATTCCATGCCACATCATTAAACGGTTAGCTGCAATTGTTTTAAGTAACACTCATGTTTTAATTCCACTGTCATTTGAGTTTTACTCtgtcatactgtgtgtattgtaaTGCACTTGGAATTGTACATACCTACATCCTTATGGTtagtactgtattgtaatggccttgtgattgtgattttgttatgctgctatttgaccctgtcttggctaggtctcatttgtaaaagaggttttaatctcagtgtgacttcctagtcaaataTAAAGGTTTATATAAATGCTGACACTGAAGAAATAATGCGGACATTTTCCACCATGAGAGATCAGCCAGcttttgttgtattttctgACTTACACAGTGCTTTTCCCCACACAGGTAATAATGAGGTCTTGCGTGTGATCCAGTACCCTCCCAATATAacggtggaggagggagagacggcTCACATGCAGTGCTGCTGGGGGTGGGGTTCGCAGATGGAGCAAGTGCGACTGGAATGGAAGAACAGCACATGTAAAATATATGATCATCTGATAAATATGAGTAGCACAGTGTATcaaacaacatcaacaaaccTGACAGCGGAAGGCAAATAT is a window from the Conger conger chromosome 8, fConCon1.1, whole genome shotgun sequence genome containing:
- the LOC133134857 gene encoding transmembrane and immunoglobulin domain-containing protein 2-like, with product MSQLTALHSCLILSFLSSCGNNEVLRVIQYPPDITVEEGETAHMQCCWGWGSQKEQVRLEWKNSTSKIYDHLINMSSTVYQTTSTNLAKEGEYGSSISGNCSNFSISGVSMNHAGVFICVIQAEIPYFMTGEGNGTQLTVKPRPGTNTPSLGNNEVLRVIQYPSDITMEEGETAHMQCCWGWGSQMEQVQLIWENSTSKIYYHRIDMRSTVYQTTSTNLAKEGKYDSSISGKCSDFSISGVSMNHAGVFICSIQAEIPYYIAGKGNRTRLTVKPRPGTDTTPQAVEESGASVEEVLIFILRCLPFLALLTAVFCLCWIEAKAADRAPEGSGREEENEADNEPATSLLEAADAEVVGGRIVVPCPTPSSGQPETENETITPVIS